The DNA region TGATGTTTGCTTTCATGGTGACTTTGCATTCCTTTTGGTAGCAATGACTTACAATGATGTTTACCTTCATACGGTAGCATTGTCTTCTTGTAGCAACTATCTCATAGTGATGTTCGCCCAAAACTATGATTGCACTTAGTGTGACATACCAAGTTTTGCCTGTGTTGCACTTAAGAGAGATCGAGTCATCACGTAGttcaagaaatttttatttttatttttattttttacatgtgACTAAACTTAGCATAGAATGCCAAGCTACCTACGTACCCTTTGAgggggatcaagtcattacgtagttcaagattttttttgtgaacACTTTCAAGAGTAATGGTAAAACATCATATACCCTTTAAATGTTGAGGTAGGTACTTTATGCTCTTTACCAAGGGGGTGCTTTAATCTTTAGGCATAATATCGTTTCAAGAATTTGCCATTGATAGGGCCAATTCTCAAATCATCTTTACCAACCAACTTGTATGCTCCATTTGTATAGGCTTCTTGAACCACATATAGTCCATCCCATTTTGAAACAAACTTGTTCTTAGTGCGATGGGTGACAATGATGGGTTTTTCTACAGTAAGAACCAAATCTCCAACTTGGAAAGATTGAGGATGAACCTTCTTATTGAAAGTCCTAGAAATGCAAGCTTGATAACACTCGAGGCATTGTTGTGCCTCAAGCCTTTCTCCATCCAAAGCTTCAAATTCTTCAAGTTGTAGACGAACATTGTCTTCATCAGAAAGACCTTCTTGAATGGCAATCCTTAATGAAGGAATTTGGTGTTCAAGTGGTAGAACAACTGCTACCCCATAAACAAGAGAATAGGGCGTGGCTTGGGTAGATGCTCGGCATGTTGTATGATACGCCCACAAAGCTTCCTCAACTCTTTCATGCCAATCTCTTTTCGGCTTCCCTACAACTTTCTTGAGCAAATTGCATagagttttgttaaaggcttcTGTGAGACCGTTGGCTGGAGCATTATACATGGAGGAATTATGCTGCTTAAAACCAAAGCCATTACAAAGCTTGTCCATCGACTTGTGGTAGAATTCCTTCCCATTATCAGTGATGATATAGAGGGGTACACCATAAATAAAGATGATGTTTCTTTTGATGAAGTTTATGATAGTTTCTTTCTTCACTTAATGGAATACAGCAGCTTCAgtccacttggagaaataattTGTCGTAGCCAAGATATATGAATGTCCATCAAAGAATTTTGGTGTCAATGGCCCAACCACATCTAATCCCCAAGCATCAAATAGCCGTGAAGCTACAGTAGAGTGTAGGGGTTCTAGAGATTGATGAAGGAAGTTTGCATGGAATTGACATGTTGAGCATCTTTTTGCATACTCCATACAATCCTTGACCATAGTGGGTCAATAATAACCCATCCgcttaattttgaaaatgaagtTTGGGGCCAGATTGGTGAGCACCACAAATCACTGAATGAGCTTCTTCGAGTGCCTTGGCAGCTTCCTCATCATCTAAGCAACGAAGGAGAAGGCCATCAAGTCTTTGAAGATGCAAGAAGGTACCACCAATTCTTTGAAGATGTAAGGGGATACCACCAAGCCTTCAAACATGAAAGGCAACACTACTTAAACTTTAAAGATGAGAGAGAGCACATTTCAGAGACGCCAAGCGACATTCTCACAATAATGTTTTCTTTCTTGGTGACTTTTCATGGctcaagaaatattttttttaagacatgtgactgaacttagcataGAATACCAAGCTACCTACGTACCCTTTGACAGGGATCAAGTCATCACATAGTTCagagggtttcttttttttttcttttttttcttttttttttttctttttttggctctAACTTTTTCCTAGGCTGCCTTTTTaaaggttttcaacctagcgaGCTTTTGATACCCTAACTTTTGCCTAAGTTGCCTTTTAAAAGGTTTTCAACTTAGCgggcttttttttatttttttaatttatgaacacTTTCAAAAGTAATGGGAGAACATCATGTGCTCTTTAAGTGTTGTAGTAGGCAGTTTTAGGCTCTTACCAAGGAGCATTTCAAACTTCAAGCATAGTAATGCTTCAAGAACTTGCCATTGATAAGGTCAATTCTCAAAACGTCTTCAGTTGTATCAGTGTTGATTTCTTTCAATTCATCAACTGTAGCTTGTATTCCTTCTTCAAATATGGGTGGAGCATCCTTAACATCATTTTCAACTTCTTGGTTTGTGGTCACCATTGTAAGCCTTTTTACAGTCAAGGCTTCTCTAGTATTCACTTCCCAAATGGTTCTACGTTTCATACAAGATGGAACGAAGCTTCTAATCTCATTTGAATCTTGATCAACAATAAGTGTGTTGTTAGCACCTCTAGGGAGGAAATTTTTCCTCTCATGCTCTTGCTTTACCTTTAAATCTTTTGAAAGTCAAGAAGGGATTAAATGACTGAGCCTTATGAGAACTGAACCTCAAGTGCCAACTTGAGAAGAAGTTGAGTGACTGAGTCTTGTGAAAATAGAGCCTTGACTGCCAATAACAGAGTTATCTTCTTGTGTCCCCAACCTATAAAAGACTGAGATATGGGAAGTGGGTCGCCCAATGCGGTCAAAAACAGATGATTTGTTTGATAGGTTCGaatattattcttcttcttcataatTTGCTGAAATTACTGAAACACTAGCTTTTCGGATGGGAATATGAACAGGAGTTGGTGGGGTGTATCCAATTCTAGCCTTAGAACTTGTTACACCGAAACCTTTAGCCTTCGACACCTTATGTTCTTCTTTCTCGGAGTCTTCAAGTATGAGCTTACCCAAACCACTTGGCTTCTCATGGTTATAACCAGCTTTAGCCATGAGTCTATACGCTTTGGGGTCAAAACGCTATTTGGTTCTTTTGGTGGGCAAAGTCCCTTGCTCAACAATTGGTCCTTGGGATGGTCTTGTAAATCCTTTCAACGGTTGACTTAAGGGTCTTGGTTTTGTGATTTTAGTAACTAGCAAGTTTAATCCTTGCAAATCCTTCGATATTGACTCCTCATCTCCTGAAAATGGGGATtggccttcttttcttttggcaaCTAGAATATAGTGTAGAACAAGGGCTACTCTAGTTACTTCTGAAGTATGATGCTTCTCTTCTATAGAAGTCTCGGTTTGCTTggttttcttctcctcaattggcttggttttcttttcttcaattggAGAGTCAATTCTTAAAGTTTTGGAAgggagatttattttttttctagatgATGAAACAATGACTTGTGCTTTTTCTAGATTTATCATCTTCTAAGTAAAATTTTGCATCAGCAAAATGTGATTCAGCTACGATAAAAGGCTTGTGTTCAGCTACTATCTTTTTGACTTGTCCATCTTGGAAATATTTAAAGCATTGGTGATACGCAGATGGCACAACACCGTACTCATGCAACCTTGGTCTTCCAACAAGCAATTTGTAAGTGGTCTTCGCATCAATGACATGAAAGAGTGCACTTGATTCCATTTCACCAATGAGCATACGAAGTCTAATCTTCCCAACAGCTCTTTCTCCACCTTGATTAAAGCCTTGAATTATCAATTTACTAGGAAGTAGTTCATCCAAGGAGGTTCCAAGttctttcaatattttgagTAGAAGGATATTGACTGCAGATCCACCGTCAATAAGAATACGATTGACTTCTTGTTCTCGAATGTAGCCAGTCACAAATAAGGGACGATTATGAATCTTGGATCCCAATAAATGATAATCATCAGTGAACATAATTGAAGACCAATATGCTCTATACACAATAGCTCGCTCTGTTTCTTCCTCACTATCCGAAGAGTCTTCTTCACCACTTATTTCATAACATATAAGAGATGAAAAGATATAATCCTCAAGAATTGGCACTGGGGAGAAAGGTATTTTCACCTCAATAGGCTCAAATGAGTCAAATTGTATGGTGAGAACAGTAGAAGTAGTTGTTGAGGCCACCATGGCTAAATTGGCAGTCGTAACTTCATCATCAAACGTGATTTTTCCTTGATGGGCTAGCTTCATGATTTTATCTTTCAACACAAAGCATTGTTCTATAGGGTGGCCTACAAGGCGATGATACTTGCAATACTGGGGATCATTTGTCTGGTCAGCCTCTTCAGGACGCTTCATCTCTGGCAGCTCAATCAACTTCAAATCAAGTAAGTGATCCAACATATTGGAGATATTGGAATCAGGGAATGGATATTGTTTCTCTTGCATCTCTTGTAATgttgatcttcttcttctcttatcTTGAGTGAGAGTAGACGTCTGTTCTTTCATCTTGGGCTTAACTGGAACATTGAAAAGAGCAGTAGTTACAATCAAAGACTGCTTGTTTTCCGATTTAGAAGAGAATTTGCCCCTTTGTGAATATCTTGTCTTTCTCTCCCCTTGCATGGTTCTTGAACAGGCGGGCCTTAGTAACCATGGCTCAAATAGGCTTAAATGAGCCAAATTGTATGGTGAGAACAGTAGAAGTAGTTGTTGAGGCCACCATGGCTAAATTGGCAGTCGCAACTTCATCATCAAACGTGATTTTTCCTTGATGGGCAAGCTTCATGATTTTATCTTTCAACACAAAGCATTGCTCTATAGGGTGGCCTACAAGGCAATGATACTTGCAATACTTGGGATCATTTGTCTGGTCAGCCTCTTCAGGACGCTTCATCTCTGGCAGCTTAATCAACTTCAACTCAAGTAAGTGATCGAACATATTGGAGATATCGGAA from Castanea sativa cultivar Marrone di Chiusa Pesio chromosome 6, ASM4071231v1 includes:
- the LOC142639509 gene encoding uncharacterized protein LOC142639509 — its product is MDKLCNGFGFKQHNSSMYNAPANGLTEAFNKTLCNLLKKVVGKPKRDWHERVEEALWAYHTTCRASTQATPYSLVYGVAVVLPLEHQIPSLRIAIQEGLSDEDNVRLQLEEFEALDGERLEAQQCLECYQACISRTFNKKVHPQSFQVGDLVLTVEKPIIVTHRTKNKFVSKWDGLYVVQEAYTNGAYKLVGKDDLRIGPINGKFLKRYYA